The Paenibacillus polymyxa M1 DNA segment CTTTAATGCCATGACTCCACTGCATCACCGCAAGCCAGGAGCTGCGGGAGCCGTACTCGCTGATCCGCGCATTGAAGCAGAAATCATCGCAGATGGCATTCATGTGCATCCTGCTGCTATTTCCCTGCTTGCCAAGTTAAAGCAGGACCATAATCTCATCCTCATCACCGATGCCATGTCAGCCACCGGGCTGGAAGATGGTCATTATAAACTCGGTGATTTGCCAGTGATTGTACAGGACGGTGTTGCACGACTGGAGGATGGCGTCACTTTGGCAGGAAGCACACTAACGATGATTGAGGGCTTCCGTTATCTAGTTCAACATGTAGGCTTGAGTATCCCCGAGGCATCACAAATGGCCAGCCTGAATCCGGCTCGATCCCTGAACATAGCTGATCGAACAGGTTCACTTGAAGCAGGTAAACAAGCAGACGTCTTGTTGCTGAATGCCGACTTAAATCTGCAAGGTGTATGGATTAAAGGAGTGCGCAAATCGTTATAGTTATATAATCCCCGCAAAAGAAAGAGCTATTCCATCAGCGTAACTCGCCGAGATGGGATAGCTCTTTTTGGGATATTCTCAATTAAGGGTTTGAATTAGCGATGATTCATCGGTGCGGGCGTATTATTTTGTGGACGTGTTGGTGTTGTATTTTCCATTGGACGGTTTGTATCAGCCGCCGAAGTCGGGAATACACGTTCAATCACATCCACCATTTCATTGCTCAAGCCTCTGATCGGATGACCATTTTGTACACTGCGTGTAAAGTCAGAGGTTTGTCTAACAAAGTCCGGGTTAGCCGATACATGCACCTGTTCAATGGAAGGTGCAAATTGCTTAATCTTGTTAGCAATACGGCTCTTGACTGCATCAGTTGGTTCATATGCAGTTCTTGCTCCCTCGATGGTGTTGTTGCCGTTATCTGTGCGATTGTTGTTGTCCGTCAAGCCACGCAACATACCGTACGAGCCTGTACCCATCGTACCGAACAAACCGTCATCACGACGTGCAGGTGTTCCATTCCCGGTAACTCCATTGTCTGTCATTCCAGGCGTTGTAGTACCTGTAGTTCGATTTCCTCTGGTGCCATTAACGCCATTCACACTCGGTACATTCCCGTTACGCCCAATATTATTAGCACTCGGAGTACCGTCAATGCTTGGAGCACCGACACCCGTTCCGTTAGCTTGGTCTTTCAAGGAAACGGCTACATAGGCATGTCGTTCACCAACCAATACTGTCGCAGACTTTACATCCGGCATCTCGGATATACGTTTAGACAAGTTGCGATCGACTTGCAGATTACGGATTGGATGTCCGGTTCTGTTGCCATTTTCATTCAATGACATCCCGTCCATACCGTTGGATTTAACCCCATAACGATTCACACCATCCATACGGTTTACACCATCTAAACCATAACGATTCACACCATCCATATGCTGTGTGCTTTGCGCGTTATAGCGTGTACTGTTCGTACGAACGTTATGATCAGCATTTCCACACCCGGTTAAAGCAGCCATGCTGGCAAGTAAAGCAGCTGAAATCGTAAAACTGATGACTTTTTTAGTTCCTGGCATGAACTCATCCTCCATACATATAAAATGTGTGACGAGATTAGCATGCGCCATCAATCTTAGGGATATCCTGACTAAAAAATGACTGAAAAAATAAAATTTTAATGTAAATATGAAATACAATTGATGATTTACCACAAGATGGCATGTATAATAAGTTTGAAATACTTAATTTTACAAAAAGGAGGATTTACAGTTTGAAGAAGCTCACCGTTTTGATGCTCATTTTTTTGTTATCCGTCACTCTTATCCCCGCCGGTGCTTTTGCAGGCTCCACTACACCTGAAGCACCGAAAGCTCCCGCCGGAAGCTGGACAGAAGGCCCACCACCTAATCGCGTTGATCCTACCAAACCCGCACTATTGTTTGTACATGGTTTGAACAGTAGCGCCGAAGTGTGGACCAAGAATAATAATGATATGCTTCAGCAAGCACGTGACGCTGGGTACCAGACGGCCACCATTAATTTGTACGATGCGAATGGCACATCCCAGGATATGTGGGACAATGGCAAGCTTCTAGCCGACAAAATCAAAGTCATTAGTAATCATTTCGGAAAAAAACTCATCATCATCGCCCACAGCAAAGGTGGAGTGGATACTCAAACCGCTCTCGTGTATAACGGAGCAGCTCCTTATGTACAACGTGTCATCACCCTCAGCAGTCCCCATCATGGTTCACAACTTGCAGATCTCGCCTACAGCAGCTGGGCCGGATGGCTGGCAGATATCGTCGGCTCACAAAATCCCGGCACCTCTACATTACAAACATCTTATATGAAGTATTTCCGAACCAAAACGGATGCACTCAGTAACGCGACTACAATTCCATTCTTCACGTTTGCTGGTGATAACTGGTCTGGCGGCACTGCTTCCTACATACTGGGTGGAATGTATCTCTCATCCTTCGGCAAAAATGATGGAGTGGTCACAGTCGACAATGCTAAGCTTCCCGGCGGACGTGTAGTTAAAATCGGTTCCTGGGATCATGCCAAGGTTCGTACCGGTTCTTACGTCTTCTCCCTGATCCTACCTTACCTCCAAGCGAACACTCCAGCATTGAATCAGGAAACTGAGGCATTTTCAGCAGCGTCTTCCCTGACTGCTTCTGCTGTACAATCCACCTATAACGAGATCGATAATTCATATTTTATTCGAGGCGGCGATTATAATGGAAAAGCCTCCGAAACCCTCACGGTTGAAAATGGTGTCCAATCCATTGATCTGGACTGGATCAGCGATAAACGTGTAAGTCAGCTTGAGCTGACCAAACCTGACGGTACTAGCGAATTGCTTAATGTGAAAGCAGGTCGTGATGAAGAAATCTTTGCTGGTGCCTGGCATCATAGTGCAGTAGTTACCAATCCCCAACCAGGCATCTATAAGTTGAATGCCGTAATTCCTGATCATGGTGCATATCTCCTGATTGCACGCTATCATGCCGCTCAGGTCCCTGAGCTCAAATACAATCTAAATGCAGTGGGCCCGAGACTAAATCTGAAGTCCCAGGATTCCCCAACCAGCGTTACACAAGTCACTTACCAAGTTCAATACTATGGTGATCCGCAACAAGGAATGACTACAGCGTTCAAAGGTCTGACATTGCAGCAAAAAACCGTTACTCCTACTGGGCAAATTGAGCTTTCCAAAGCGGACAAGCCAGGCATCTATTCCGTAACCTATGAAATTAACGGCACCACAGCAGCAGGATATCCTTACCGCCGTACAGCAGTTCAATCCATTTATATTGACGCTGACGGCAACAAGTATGTTGACTAAATAAATCTACAACCTAAAAAGCCTGCAAACACCTATCATAGTGTAGGCGTTCGCAGGCTTATTTATTATTCCAAACATCTTTTATAGAGAAATTACAGTGTAATCCATGTATTGTGTTCAATCCGCTGTCTGATTCCTCAATTTATGAAGCCAATAATAGCGGTGCAGCTCCATAATAAAATGAAAAAGAACAAATGCAAGCATGGAGTATACACACATCAATACTGTAGCAACGAATTGTTGTGTAGCAAATCCGAGGGAAAGATTGGCTATCAAATAACCAGCCCCGGTAAATGTGGTCATTGTTACTACAGCTTCTCGCTTGTGTTTTTTCTTCACTTTTGGTTCTTTCTTATAAGTTGAAGGATTTTTGAATTTCGCCAGATGATATTTGATATAGCAGTACAAGGCGATTCCATAAGCGGCAAAAGAGCTTATAAAATACCATGGAGTATCCAGACCCAACATACCATAAGCAAACTTTTGTGTCATAATCATGAAGCCAATAGAGCATACCAAACCAAATACACCACGGAATAAAATATAATTCAACTGCAATTTGCGTGGCATTATGACCAGTACAAGCGCCCAAATATTAATCAGAACAATCGGTGGCATCAGCACATAAACATAAACTGCAATGTAGGGATTTCCTATTAAGGGAATAGTCAAAAACAGATCTAACAGCAATAAAACAAGAATGATAACATTGGAGCGAATACGGTTAACTGGATACAACTTCATATTTTTTTCGAATAAAGCCCTGCTATCACTCATAAACATATAAGCCCTCCGTCACATAAGTTAAACCTACCGATAAGGATAGACAAGGCTACATCCATTGTCCACTTTTTCTATATCTCTGTCTTCAGCTCTTGACGTAGTTCTTCAATAAAATCAACCACGATACTTTGAACAGCATCTTCACGGGACATACGTATATACCGACTCGTCCTCTGAATGTCTTCCTCGAACAAATAAAGTATCCTGCTCATGGCCTCCTGATCCCCACTTTGTGCTAATTTGAGCCATTGGACGAACTCAGCATCCGAAATAACTCTTTGAGCATTTTCTTTTTCCATTTATTCACCGCCTGTTGGGATAGCTTTAACTCTTTTGCAATCTGTGCTTCGGTTTTGTCTAGTATGTAAAGGTCAAAGATGATCATTTTTCCGATCTCAGAAGATAGAGAGTTGATAAGCTGTAGTGTGTACATATTAGAGTTTGCAAATTCTGTAAAAGATGGAGCGATGACAGTTTCGTTCTTTTCCATTACAAATTCA contains these protein-coding regions:
- a CDS encoding YhcN/YlaJ family sporulation lipoprotein translates to MPGTKKVISFTISAALLASMAALTGCGNADHNVRTNSTRYNAQSTQHMDGVNRYGLDGVNRMDGVNRYGVKSNGMDGMSLNENGNRTGHPIRNLQVDRNLSKRISEMPDVKSATVLVGERHAYVAVSLKDQANGTGVGAPSIDGTPSANNIGRNGNVPSVNGVNGTRGNRTTGTTTPGMTDNGVTGNGTPARRDDGLFGTMGTGSYGMLRGLTDNNNRTDNGNNTIEGARTAYEPTDAVKSRIANKIKQFAPSIEQVHVSANPDFVRQTSDFTRSVQNGHPIRGLSNEMVDVIERVFPTSAADTNRPMENTTPTRPQNNTPAPMNHR
- a CDS encoding esterase/lipase family protein codes for the protein MKKLTVLMLIFLLSVTLIPAGAFAGSTTPEAPKAPAGSWTEGPPPNRVDPTKPALLFVHGLNSSAEVWTKNNNDMLQQARDAGYQTATINLYDANGTSQDMWDNGKLLADKIKVISNHFGKKLIIIAHSKGGVDTQTALVYNGAAPYVQRVITLSSPHHGSQLADLAYSSWAGWLADIVGSQNPGTSTLQTSYMKYFRTKTDALSNATTIPFFTFAGDNWSGGTASYILGGMYLSSFGKNDGVVTVDNAKLPGGRVVKIGSWDHAKVRTGSYVFSLILPYLQANTPALNQETEAFSAASSLTASAVQSTYNEIDNSYFIRGGDYNGKASETLTVENGVQSIDLDWISDKRVSQLELTKPDGTSELLNVKAGRDEEIFAGAWHHSAVVTNPQPGIYKLNAVIPDHGAYLLIARYHAAQVPELKYNLNAVGPRLNLKSQDSPTSVTQVTYQVQYYGDPQQGMTTAFKGLTLQQKTVTPTGQIELSKADKPGIYSVTYEINGTTAAGYPYRRTAVQSIYIDADGNKYVD